From Mytilus edulis chromosome 8, xbMytEdul2.2, whole genome shotgun sequence, one genomic window encodes:
- the LOC139484381 gene encoding uncharacterized protein MCAP_0864-like: MEMCIDFDEFFAKYDLGSLKEKFLENEFSSFLALTEVSDDDLKEIGVKAMGKRKQFLAAIKDVTRKSLQVENRIIDVANKSKTEFHQDRIDTVVDIEMPKLSEPKPRSNEPPSKRRLDVQFEEDEFSCTPKKQSGSTSSTPSSSLKNWLVSPINPDKILESKKIHLYTEVEVKKVYGLRRKKMEFMNNKLRELMKDPNIRAKNKTIIMGMAEVSWDHFSAIDAKIDIIQVDSLMKALENRGSKYNEKQTKTIKKDSERLNRAQSDIKVQLHRIKMAKETSYTSEQEKFSRITQNEEELVKMQHELQKATDALRKACGVKILELSQILQSLEEKEAEDSNTFLFSQESTDEEIEENIINDMKNSCEGVNVSDDNE; the protein is encoded by the exons ATGGAGATGTGTATAGATTTTGATGAATTCTTTGCAAAATATGACCTTGGAAGTTTGAAAGAAAAGTTTCTAGAAAAtgaattttcaagttttttggCATTGACTGAGGTTTCAGATGATGATCTTAAGGAAATTGGTGTGAAGGCAATGGGCAAAAGAAAACAGTTTCTTGCTGCAATCAAAGATGTTACCAGAAAATCTTTGCAGG tGGAGAATAGGATAATAGATGTTGCCAACAAATCCAAGACAGAATTTCATCAGGATAGAATTGATACAGTTGTTGACATTGAAATGCCAAAACTAAGTGAGCCTAAACCAAGATCCAATGAACCACCCTCTAAGAGAAGACTTGATGTTCAAT TTGAAGAAGATGAATTTTCCTGTACACCTAAAAAGCAGTCTGGAAGTACAAGCAGCACACCAAGCTCAAG tttaaaaaattgGTTGGTTTCTCCAATTAATCCAGACAAGATATTGGAATCAAAGAAAATCCATCTGTATACAGAAGTGGAAGTAAAAAAAGTGTATGGgctaagaagaaaaaaaatggaatttatgaACAATAAACTGAGAGAACTCATGAAAGATCCTAATATAAGAGCTAAAAACAAGACAATTATAATGGGAATGGCAGAAGTTTCATGGGACCATTTTAGTGCAATAGATGCAAAGATAGACATTATACAGGTTGACTCATTGATGAAGGCACTAGAAAACAGAGGCTCTaaatataatgaaaaacaaaCTAAGACAATAAAAAAAGATTCAGAGAGATTGAATAGAGCCCAGAGCGACATAAAAGTCCAGCTACACAGGATTAAGATGGCAAAAGAAACTTCCTATACAAGTGAACAGGAAAAGTTCTCCAGAATAACTCAGAATGAAGAGGAGCTCGTAAAAATGCAGCATGAGCTTCAGAAAGCCACTGATGCATTAAGGAAGGCTTGTGGGGTGAAAATTCTGGAATTAAGTCAAATTCTCCAGTCTTTGGAAGAAAAAGAAGCAGAGGACTCAAATACATTTCTGTTTTCTCAAGAATCAACTGATGAGGAAATTGAGGAAAATATTATAAATGACATGAAAAACTCTTGTGAAGGTGTTAATGTCAGTGATGATAACGAATAG